One window of the Maylandia zebra isolate NMK-2024a linkage group LG19, Mzebra_GT3a, whole genome shotgun sequence genome contains the following:
- the hif1aa gene encoding hypoxia inducible factor 1 subunit alpha a isoform X2 produces MDTGTVPEKKRASSERRKEKSRDAARCRRGKESEVFYELAQQLPLPHSVSSSLDKASIMRLTISYLRMRKLLSIDEPTTEEDAELDIQLNSSYLKALEGFLMVLSEDGDMIYLSENVSKCLGLAQFDLTGHSVFDFTHPCDQEELREMLIHRPGSKKSKEPNTERSFFLRMKCTLTSRGRTVNVKSATWKVLHCTGHVRVYDSPDEEGTNGQKEPPVPYLVLICDPIPHPSNIEVPLDTKTFLSRHTMDMKFTYCDERITDLMGYDPEDLLDRSVYEYYHALDSDHLTKTHQNLFAKGQVCTGQYRMLAKKGGFVWVETQATVIYNNKNSQPQCVVCVNFVLSGIQEEKLILSVKQTADLKLVKEEQQEEDQLVVEISQVELSPVQPKKAELEKEEEVQKEEEVVKSPKMNILKILTDSAVTQLPINLYDHLKGEPEALTMLAPAAGDTIVSLHFSCPGTESDIRLLKDVPLYNDVMLPSTDDKLVLPLSPLPPSEPLDVSSTNSEDSKSESYAPAQSTTTTSHRPPAPGSPLDFCFPMDSEMNSDFKLDLVEKLFAIDTEPKTPFNTQETEDFDLEMLAPYIPMDDDFQLLSLPPGEPLSCGSVKSLESTPIHSYPSSPFSAPGSRTASPAPPVEPVDALHPPTILANGAPHLEKEMPLRTLAVQNAQRKRKICDLKEIIEQGTSLQQQVEKGKKLKPSGSGTTRTIVLLSSDLASRLLGSTSEATSSSFGLPLLTRDDCEVNAPLQGQYLLQGEELLRALDHIN; encoded by the exons ATGGACACAGGAACTGTACCCGAAAAGAAGAG AGCGAGCTCAGAGCGCAGGAAGGAGAAATCAAGGGATGCAGCACGATGTCGGCGTGGGAAGGAGTCAGAGGTGTTTTACGAGCTGGCCCAGCAGCTGCCCCTGCCCCACAGTGTCAGCTCCAGCCTGGACAAGGCCTCAATCATGAGACTCACCATCAGTTACCTGCGCATGAGAAAACTGCTTTCCATTG ATGAGCCAACAACAGAGGAAGATGCAGAGCTTGATATTCAGCTAAACAGCTCCTACCTAAAAGCTCTGGAGGGCTTTCTGATGGTGCTGTCCGAGGATGGAGATATGATCTATCTCTCCGAGAATGTCAGCAAGTGCCTCGGGCTTGCACAG TTTGACTTGACTGGACACAGTGTGTTTGACTTCACACATCCCTGTGACCAAGAGGAGCTGAGGGAGATGCTCATCCACAGACCCG GCTCCAAGAAATCCAAGGAGCCAAATACAGAGCGTAGCTTCTTTCTGCGGATGAAGTGCACCCTCACGAGCAGGGGCCGCACTGTCAACGTCAAATCTGCTACATGGAAG GTGCTTCACTGCACAGGTCACGTGCGCGTTTATGACAGCCCGGACGAAGAGGGCACCAACGGGCAAAAGGAGCCACCTGTGCCCTACCTGGTTTTGATCTGCGATCCAATCCCGCACCCCTCCAACATTGAGGTCCCTCTGGACACCAAGACCTTCCTCAGCCGCCACACGATGGACATGAAGTTCACGTACTGTGATGAGAG GATCACTGATCTCATGGGTTATGATCCAGAGGACCTGTTGGATCGTTCTGTGTATGAGTACTACCATGCTCTGGATTCAGACCACCTTACCAAGACCCACCAAAACT TGTTTGCAAAAGGCCAAGTCTGCACAGGCCAGTACCGAATGTTGGCTAAGAAAGGAGGCTTCGTGTGGGTGGAAACACAGGCCACTGTCATTTACAACAACAAGAACTCCCAGCCACAGTGTGTTGTCTGTGTCAACTTCGTGCTCAG TGGCATCCAGGAGGAGAAACTGATCTTGTCAGTGAAGCAGACCGCAGATTTGAAGCTGGTAAAGGAGGAACAGCAGGAGGAAGACCAGCTTGTAGTCGAGATCAGCCAGGTCGAGCTCTCTCCAGTCCAGCCAAAGAAGGCTGAactggagaaggaggaggaagtgcagaaggaggaggaggtggtgaaaAGCCCAAAGATGAACATACTCAAAATCCTTACTGATTCGGCAGTCACCCAGCTGCCGATTAACCTGTATGACCACCTAAAGGGAGAGCCTGAAGCCCTCACCATGCTGGCACCAGCTGCCGGAGACACGATCGTCTCCCTGCACTTCAGCTGCCCCG GTACAGAATCAGATATCCGTCTTCTGAAGGATGTCCCTCTCTACAACGATGTAATGCTTCCCTCCACAGATGACAAGCTGGTTCTGCCTCTTTCCCCTCTGCCACCCAGTGAGCCTCTGGATGTTTCCAGCACTAACTCTGAAGATTCAAAGTCTGAGAGCTATGCTCCAGCCCAGTCTACTACCACAACCAGTCACAGGCCCCCAGCG CCCGGCAGTCCACTGGACTTCTGCTTCCCCATGGATTCAGAGATGAACTCGGACTTCAAGCTAGACTTGGTTGAGAAGCTGTTTGCTATTGATACAGAGCCCAAAACACCCTTCAACACACAG GAAACTGAGGACTTTGATCTGGAGATGTTAGCTCCATACATTCCCATGGATGATGATTTCCAGCTGCTCAGCCTGCCCCCAGGAGAGCCTTTGTCTTGTGGATCAGTCAAGTCCCTTGAGAGTACTCCAATCCACAGCTATCCCAGCTCCCCCTTCAGTGCGCCAGGCAGTCGCACAGCTTCCCCAGCACCACCTGTGGAGCCTGTAGATGCTCTTCATCCTCCCACCATCTTGGCAAATGG AGCTCCACATTTGGAGAAAGAGATGCCGCTGAGGACCCTCGCAGTTCAGAATGCACAGCGCAAAAGAAAAATTTGTGACCTAAAAGAGATTATAGAACAG ggaacTTCGCTCCAGCAGCAGGTTGAAAAGGGCAAAAAGCTGAAGCCTTCAGGGTCTGGTACAACCAGGACCATCGTTCTGCTGTCTTCAG ATTTGGCGAGTCGCCTGCTTGGCAGCACTTCAGAGGCCACCAGTTCCTCCTTCGGCCTGCCGCTCCTCACCCGCGACGACTGCGAGGTGAATGCACCCTTACAGGGTCAGTACTTACTGCAGGGAGAGGAGCTGCTTCGTGCTTTGGACCACATCAACTGA
- the hif1aa gene encoding hypoxia inducible factor 1 subunit alpha a isoform X1, giving the protein MDTGTVPEKKSRASSERRKEKSRDAARCRRGKESEVFYELAQQLPLPHSVSSSLDKASIMRLTISYLRMRKLLSIDEPTTEEDAELDIQLNSSYLKALEGFLMVLSEDGDMIYLSENVSKCLGLAQFDLTGHSVFDFTHPCDQEELREMLIHRPGSKKSKEPNTERSFFLRMKCTLTSRGRTVNVKSATWKVLHCTGHVRVYDSPDEEGTNGQKEPPVPYLVLICDPIPHPSNIEVPLDTKTFLSRHTMDMKFTYCDERITDLMGYDPEDLLDRSVYEYYHALDSDHLTKTHQNLFAKGQVCTGQYRMLAKKGGFVWVETQATVIYNNKNSQPQCVVCVNFVLSGIQEEKLILSVKQTADLKLVKEEQQEEDQLVVEISQVELSPVQPKKAELEKEEEVQKEEEVVKSPKMNILKILTDSAVTQLPINLYDHLKGEPEALTMLAPAAGDTIVSLHFSCPGTESDIRLLKDVPLYNDVMLPSTDDKLVLPLSPLPPSEPLDVSSTNSEDSKSESYAPAQSTTTTSHRPPAPGSPLDFCFPMDSEMNSDFKLDLVEKLFAIDTEPKTPFNTQETEDFDLEMLAPYIPMDDDFQLLSLPPGEPLSCGSVKSLESTPIHSYPSSPFSAPGSRTASPAPPVEPVDALHPPTILANGAPHLEKEMPLRTLAVQNAQRKRKICDLKEIIEQGTSLQQQVEKGKKLKPSGSGTTRTIVLLSSDLASRLLGSTSEATSSSFGLPLLTRDDCEVNAPLQGQYLLQGEELLRALDHIN; this is encoded by the exons ATGGACACAGGAACTGTACCCGAAAAGAAGAG CAGAGCGAGCTCAGAGCGCAGGAAGGAGAAATCAAGGGATGCAGCACGATGTCGGCGTGGGAAGGAGTCAGAGGTGTTTTACGAGCTGGCCCAGCAGCTGCCCCTGCCCCACAGTGTCAGCTCCAGCCTGGACAAGGCCTCAATCATGAGACTCACCATCAGTTACCTGCGCATGAGAAAACTGCTTTCCATTG ATGAGCCAACAACAGAGGAAGATGCAGAGCTTGATATTCAGCTAAACAGCTCCTACCTAAAAGCTCTGGAGGGCTTTCTGATGGTGCTGTCCGAGGATGGAGATATGATCTATCTCTCCGAGAATGTCAGCAAGTGCCTCGGGCTTGCACAG TTTGACTTGACTGGACACAGTGTGTTTGACTTCACACATCCCTGTGACCAAGAGGAGCTGAGGGAGATGCTCATCCACAGACCCG GCTCCAAGAAATCCAAGGAGCCAAATACAGAGCGTAGCTTCTTTCTGCGGATGAAGTGCACCCTCACGAGCAGGGGCCGCACTGTCAACGTCAAATCTGCTACATGGAAG GTGCTTCACTGCACAGGTCACGTGCGCGTTTATGACAGCCCGGACGAAGAGGGCACCAACGGGCAAAAGGAGCCACCTGTGCCCTACCTGGTTTTGATCTGCGATCCAATCCCGCACCCCTCCAACATTGAGGTCCCTCTGGACACCAAGACCTTCCTCAGCCGCCACACGATGGACATGAAGTTCACGTACTGTGATGAGAG GATCACTGATCTCATGGGTTATGATCCAGAGGACCTGTTGGATCGTTCTGTGTATGAGTACTACCATGCTCTGGATTCAGACCACCTTACCAAGACCCACCAAAACT TGTTTGCAAAAGGCCAAGTCTGCACAGGCCAGTACCGAATGTTGGCTAAGAAAGGAGGCTTCGTGTGGGTGGAAACACAGGCCACTGTCATTTACAACAACAAGAACTCCCAGCCACAGTGTGTTGTCTGTGTCAACTTCGTGCTCAG TGGCATCCAGGAGGAGAAACTGATCTTGTCAGTGAAGCAGACCGCAGATTTGAAGCTGGTAAAGGAGGAACAGCAGGAGGAAGACCAGCTTGTAGTCGAGATCAGCCAGGTCGAGCTCTCTCCAGTCCAGCCAAAGAAGGCTGAactggagaaggaggaggaagtgcagaaggaggaggaggtggtgaaaAGCCCAAAGATGAACATACTCAAAATCCTTACTGATTCGGCAGTCACCCAGCTGCCGATTAACCTGTATGACCACCTAAAGGGAGAGCCTGAAGCCCTCACCATGCTGGCACCAGCTGCCGGAGACACGATCGTCTCCCTGCACTTCAGCTGCCCCG GTACAGAATCAGATATCCGTCTTCTGAAGGATGTCCCTCTCTACAACGATGTAATGCTTCCCTCCACAGATGACAAGCTGGTTCTGCCTCTTTCCCCTCTGCCACCCAGTGAGCCTCTGGATGTTTCCAGCACTAACTCTGAAGATTCAAAGTCTGAGAGCTATGCTCCAGCCCAGTCTACTACCACAACCAGTCACAGGCCCCCAGCG CCCGGCAGTCCACTGGACTTCTGCTTCCCCATGGATTCAGAGATGAACTCGGACTTCAAGCTAGACTTGGTTGAGAAGCTGTTTGCTATTGATACAGAGCCCAAAACACCCTTCAACACACAG GAAACTGAGGACTTTGATCTGGAGATGTTAGCTCCATACATTCCCATGGATGATGATTTCCAGCTGCTCAGCCTGCCCCCAGGAGAGCCTTTGTCTTGTGGATCAGTCAAGTCCCTTGAGAGTACTCCAATCCACAGCTATCCCAGCTCCCCCTTCAGTGCGCCAGGCAGTCGCACAGCTTCCCCAGCACCACCTGTGGAGCCTGTAGATGCTCTTCATCCTCCCACCATCTTGGCAAATGG AGCTCCACATTTGGAGAAAGAGATGCCGCTGAGGACCCTCGCAGTTCAGAATGCACAGCGCAAAAGAAAAATTTGTGACCTAAAAGAGATTATAGAACAG ggaacTTCGCTCCAGCAGCAGGTTGAAAAGGGCAAAAAGCTGAAGCCTTCAGGGTCTGGTACAACCAGGACCATCGTTCTGCTGTCTTCAG ATTTGGCGAGTCGCCTGCTTGGCAGCACTTCAGAGGCCACCAGTTCCTCCTTCGGCCTGCCGCTCCTCACCCGCGACGACTGCGAGGTGAATGCACCCTTACAGGGTCAGTACTTACTGCAGGGAGAGGAGCTGCTTCGTGCTTTGGACCACATCAACTGA
- the hif1aa gene encoding hypoxia inducible factor 1 subunit alpha a isoform X3, with product MRLTISYLRMRKLLSIDEPTTEEDAELDIQLNSSYLKALEGFLMVLSEDGDMIYLSENVSKCLGLAQFDLTGHSVFDFTHPCDQEELREMLIHRPGSKKSKEPNTERSFFLRMKCTLTSRGRTVNVKSATWKVLHCTGHVRVYDSPDEEGTNGQKEPPVPYLVLICDPIPHPSNIEVPLDTKTFLSRHTMDMKFTYCDERITDLMGYDPEDLLDRSVYEYYHALDSDHLTKTHQNLFAKGQVCTGQYRMLAKKGGFVWVETQATVIYNNKNSQPQCVVCVNFVLSGIQEEKLILSVKQTADLKLVKEEQQEEDQLVVEISQVELSPVQPKKAELEKEEEVQKEEEVVKSPKMNILKILTDSAVTQLPINLYDHLKGEPEALTMLAPAAGDTIVSLHFSCPGTESDIRLLKDVPLYNDVMLPSTDDKLVLPLSPLPPSEPLDVSSTNSEDSKSESYAPAQSTTTTSHRPPAPGSPLDFCFPMDSEMNSDFKLDLVEKLFAIDTEPKTPFNTQETEDFDLEMLAPYIPMDDDFQLLSLPPGEPLSCGSVKSLESTPIHSYPSSPFSAPGSRTASPAPPVEPVDALHPPTILANGAPHLEKEMPLRTLAVQNAQRKRKICDLKEIIEQGTSLQQQVEKGKKLKPSGSGTTRTIVLLSSDLASRLLGSTSEATSSSFGLPLLTRDDCEVNAPLQGQYLLQGEELLRALDHIN from the exons ATGAGACTCACCATCAGTTACCTGCGCATGAGAAAACTGCTTTCCATTG ATGAGCCAACAACAGAGGAAGATGCAGAGCTTGATATTCAGCTAAACAGCTCCTACCTAAAAGCTCTGGAGGGCTTTCTGATGGTGCTGTCCGAGGATGGAGATATGATCTATCTCTCCGAGAATGTCAGCAAGTGCCTCGGGCTTGCACAG TTTGACTTGACTGGACACAGTGTGTTTGACTTCACACATCCCTGTGACCAAGAGGAGCTGAGGGAGATGCTCATCCACAGACCCG GCTCCAAGAAATCCAAGGAGCCAAATACAGAGCGTAGCTTCTTTCTGCGGATGAAGTGCACCCTCACGAGCAGGGGCCGCACTGTCAACGTCAAATCTGCTACATGGAAG GTGCTTCACTGCACAGGTCACGTGCGCGTTTATGACAGCCCGGACGAAGAGGGCACCAACGGGCAAAAGGAGCCACCTGTGCCCTACCTGGTTTTGATCTGCGATCCAATCCCGCACCCCTCCAACATTGAGGTCCCTCTGGACACCAAGACCTTCCTCAGCCGCCACACGATGGACATGAAGTTCACGTACTGTGATGAGAG GATCACTGATCTCATGGGTTATGATCCAGAGGACCTGTTGGATCGTTCTGTGTATGAGTACTACCATGCTCTGGATTCAGACCACCTTACCAAGACCCACCAAAACT TGTTTGCAAAAGGCCAAGTCTGCACAGGCCAGTACCGAATGTTGGCTAAGAAAGGAGGCTTCGTGTGGGTGGAAACACAGGCCACTGTCATTTACAACAACAAGAACTCCCAGCCACAGTGTGTTGTCTGTGTCAACTTCGTGCTCAG TGGCATCCAGGAGGAGAAACTGATCTTGTCAGTGAAGCAGACCGCAGATTTGAAGCTGGTAAAGGAGGAACAGCAGGAGGAAGACCAGCTTGTAGTCGAGATCAGCCAGGTCGAGCTCTCTCCAGTCCAGCCAAAGAAGGCTGAactggagaaggaggaggaagtgcagaaggaggaggaggtggtgaaaAGCCCAAAGATGAACATACTCAAAATCCTTACTGATTCGGCAGTCACCCAGCTGCCGATTAACCTGTATGACCACCTAAAGGGAGAGCCTGAAGCCCTCACCATGCTGGCACCAGCTGCCGGAGACACGATCGTCTCCCTGCACTTCAGCTGCCCCG GTACAGAATCAGATATCCGTCTTCTGAAGGATGTCCCTCTCTACAACGATGTAATGCTTCCCTCCACAGATGACAAGCTGGTTCTGCCTCTTTCCCCTCTGCCACCCAGTGAGCCTCTGGATGTTTCCAGCACTAACTCTGAAGATTCAAAGTCTGAGAGCTATGCTCCAGCCCAGTCTACTACCACAACCAGTCACAGGCCCCCAGCG CCCGGCAGTCCACTGGACTTCTGCTTCCCCATGGATTCAGAGATGAACTCGGACTTCAAGCTAGACTTGGTTGAGAAGCTGTTTGCTATTGATACAGAGCCCAAAACACCCTTCAACACACAG GAAACTGAGGACTTTGATCTGGAGATGTTAGCTCCATACATTCCCATGGATGATGATTTCCAGCTGCTCAGCCTGCCCCCAGGAGAGCCTTTGTCTTGTGGATCAGTCAAGTCCCTTGAGAGTACTCCAATCCACAGCTATCCCAGCTCCCCCTTCAGTGCGCCAGGCAGTCGCACAGCTTCCCCAGCACCACCTGTGGAGCCTGTAGATGCTCTTCATCCTCCCACCATCTTGGCAAATGG AGCTCCACATTTGGAGAAAGAGATGCCGCTGAGGACCCTCGCAGTTCAGAATGCACAGCGCAAAAGAAAAATTTGTGACCTAAAAGAGATTATAGAACAG ggaacTTCGCTCCAGCAGCAGGTTGAAAAGGGCAAAAAGCTGAAGCCTTCAGGGTCTGGTACAACCAGGACCATCGTTCTGCTGTCTTCAG ATTTGGCGAGTCGCCTGCTTGGCAGCACTTCAGAGGCCACCAGTTCCTCCTTCGGCCTGCCGCTCCTCACCCGCGACGACTGCGAGGTGAATGCACCCTTACAGGGTCAGTACTTACTGCAGGGAGAGGAGCTGCTTCGTGCTTTGGACCACATCAACTGA